The Arachis hypogaea cultivar Tifrunner chromosome 14, arahy.Tifrunner.gnm2.J5K5, whole genome shotgun sequence DNA window TCTTTAGCACCATGTTTAATTTGCTCACCGAAAAAGAAAAGTAGTAAAGaaaatgtataaaattataagCGAACGATGAAGatgttattgaaaataaaaaatagaaacattttaaaaatattagagattattttaaaaaaaaaacttaagaattttttaattgtttaacgCAAATATTAAATATTCAAACAATACTTTATCCAAAATAAATATCACTCTCGACTATTAATATTGGTATATTCAAATGACACAGAATATTGTTATATATGTAATTTCATGAAAGTATAACCAAAGGCAAATGAAAACTCCccaaagtaataaataaataaaaatcgaTCGTATTCGTATATATGCATAATGCATACGCTTCATGCatgtgtgtctatatatatatatatatatatatatatatatatatatatatatatatacaaagcacGCCTACCATAAACAATAAACAATTAAGAATATTATTCgtatggaaaagtataggtaacaaacaagatttttgaacaatgtgtaaataatgtaaattaatagggttaaaagagtaaatttaattagtagcactaaattagggtgtagtgtattttcatttgattagtggttgttcatgttgttcaaaatttttattgttcCCTTAGCACTTCCCTATTCGTATTTCTCCATAAACAACTATTataaggtggaaactcaggtgcagtcaacttcatgtgaagttgatagatgagagccgttagatgatttaactGATTTGGCTAAATTTTCATCAAACgattctcaaatatcaacttcacgtgaagttggcTGTAACTGAGTTTTCATCTATTATTAATTAGGGCTGCTCAAAACAAACAAAGAATTACATACTACTAGTTAATGTTTAACGAGTTAGTTAGTTTATCATCATTGAACTAGGAAAGAAATAGCGTGATCAACCTGCTAATCACTGTATAATACTACAATTAGTTCCTACTACATATCTTATGATCTCATTCTTGTTTTGTCAACTACGCATGAATCGGTTTGGTACATACGTATatagttttttgaaaaaaattaaaaaattatcataatttattagttttagttattaattaggtattattatttaaaagtatgagataaaatatattgttaaattattaaattaaaaactaaatcaaCTTCAAATTTAAGAGCCTCGAGTAGAAGCAAGGGAAGATAACATAAACGCTCCACTCTAGCATCAAATTATGCGTAGAAGCAACTAATTAACACTCTCTTCATCCCTAATAACGTTCTATAAATCACCGAAACAGAATCATCACAATCTCCAAGGAAGTGGTTGTAAGTTGTAACTGACTCTAACAGACTTAGAAAAAGCATGAGTAATAACAGCAGCATGTCAACCAAGGCATTGAATAGTCTTGGAAACCTGATAAAGCTGCTGCCAACAGGGACGGTGTTCATGTTCCAGTTCTTGATCCCCATCGTAACTAACAGCGGCCATTGCACCACGCTCAATAAGTACCTCACCGCCACTCTCCTCGTAATCTGCGCCTTCAACTGCGTCTTTGCTTCTTTCACCGACAGCTACGCCGGCTCCGACGGTCTTCGCCACTACGCTCTCGTCACGCCCAAAGGTCTCTGGCCTTCTCCGGCCTCCGACGCCGTTGACATGTCAAAATACAAGCTTAGGGTCGGTGATTTCGTCCACGCTTTTTCGTCGCTGATTATTTTCGCCATCTTGGGTTTGCTTGATACCAACACGGTGCGTTGTTTCTACCCTGGCTTTGAGTCGTCGGAGAAGGTTCTGGTGCAGGTTCTGCCGCCGGTGATTGGAGCGGTTACGAGTGCTGTGTTTGTTATGTTCCCTGATAACCGCCACGGTATAGGGTACCCTACCAGCGAGGACCCTAATGACGTTACTGATAAAAATTCCAAGgcctaattaataattaataagatattTATGTTATGTTTAGGgtaattattattcaaatataAACTTATCTTCAGTTAACGAATTTTAGAGTTATTTCTTTAATTGGTTAATTATTG harbors:
- the LOC112741112 gene encoding protein DMP2; this encodes MSNNSSMSTKALNSLGNLIKLLPTGTVFMFQFLIPIVTNSGHCTTLNKYLTATLLVICAFNCVFASFTDSYAGSDGLRHYALVTPKGLWPSPASDAVDMSKYKLRVGDFVHAFSSLIIFAILGLLDTNTVRCFYPGFESSEKVLVQVLPPVIGAVTSAVFVMFPDNRHGIGYPTSEDPNDVTDKNSKA